A region from the Antennarius striatus isolate MH-2024 chromosome 24, ASM4005453v1, whole genome shotgun sequence genome encodes:
- the LOC137591601 gene encoding adenosine receptor A1-like, producing the protein MNVTPDCCSVHTPYVSRFQGLYIAMELVVAVMAIGGNSLVCVAVVHNRRLRTVTNYFLISLAMSDILVGLVAVPCAVLTDLGQPRHNLPLCTVLLSILIALTQISILSMLAVAAERYMAILLPFQYRRVMSPRNARLVLMLTWVTAAIFGCVPLMETRKRPTNSSYCIFSCVVDMTYMVYFNCFCCFLLPLSAMFAIYGHIFITIRHQLRRIAVAKGTAKTAAAGGTEDAGSSSSSSSGGTTGGGGGGKASGVGFVVGTGITTVGPSSGSAPTTTSNVRTGRELRKATSLFLVLFLFMMCWMPIHLINTVQLLCPHHHVPLPVSLAAILLSHANSALNPILYAYRMRSFRRTLIGMCRGLWGGRPKPQ; encoded by the exons ATGAACGTCACTCCTGACTGCTGCAGCGTTCACACGCCGTACGTTTCCCGCTTCCAAGGCCTCTACATCGCCATGGAGCTGGTCGTGGCCGTGATGGCGATCGGGGGGAACTCCCTGGTTTGTGTGGCCGTCGTCCACAACAGGAGGCTCCGGACCGTCACCAACTACTTCCTG ATTTCTCTGGCGATGTCCGACATCCTGGTGGGGTTGGTGGCCGTTCCTTGCGCGGTGCTGACGGACTTGGGGCAACCTCGACACAACCTGCCCCTCTGCACGGTGCTGCTCAGCATCCTGATCGCCCTCACACAG ATCTCCATCCTGAGCATGCTAGCGGTAGCGGCCGAGCGCTACATGGCCATCCTGCTGCCCTTCCAGTACCGCCGGGTCATGAGTCCCCGGAACGCCAGGCTGGTCCTGATGCTCACCTGGGTCACGGCGGCCATCTTTGGCTGCGTGCCCCTCATGGAAACACGAAAACGACCCACCAACTCCAG CTACTGCATCTTCTCCTGCGTGGTGGACATGACCTACATGGTCTACTTCAACTGCttctgctgcttcctgctgcCGCTGTCGGCCATGTTCGCTATCTACGGacacatcttcatcaccatccgCCACCAGCTCCGACGCATCGCCGTCGCCAAGGGGACGGCGAAAACCGCGGCGGCTGGCGGGACGGAGGACGCCGggagctcctcctcttcctcctccgggGGGACGacaggcggaggaggaggagggaaagcGTCCGGCGTTGGGTTTGTCGTGGGGACTGGGATCACCACGGTTGGGCCTTCcagtggctccgcccccacgaCGACCAGTAATGTCCGCACGGGTCGCGAGCTGCGTAAGGCCACCTCCCTCTTCCTGGTGCTGTTCCTGTTCATGATGTGCTGGATGCCCATCCACCTCATCAACACGGTGCAGCTGCTCTGCCCCCACCACCACgtgccacttcctgtctccctgGCGGCCATCTTGCTTTCCCACGCTAACTCCGCCCTCAATCCGATCCTGTACGCCTACAGGATGAGGTCGTTCCGACGCACTCTGATCGGAATGTGCAGAGGATTGTGGGGCGGGAGGCCGAAGCCTCAGTAG
- the gtf3c3 gene encoding general transcription factor 3C polypeptide 3, translated as MSGFSAELIDYLEGRITFEEFDKRRDERKAKLSSEVVDDDAQPSTSAHTQGNEDEGVSPGVQMAFASMLGEIHELLSSGEEDEDEEEDSLSYVDDEDDEDYKVEEEEREKVGVEEAEKKWKQRAKGGRGRGRRKKKDQDGDEDLTVGEVFALEMELDRENKKMMRERRNRSKLPRALRGLMGEANIRYARGEKEDAILMCMEIIRQAPLAYEPFSTLAMIYEDDEDMDKALQFGLIAAHLNPSDCEEWIRLAEMSLDQGNIRQAIVCYTKAIKYDPTNVRYLWERSNLHLRLGEQKHCMDGYRRILSLLPLEDGEHFMQLSKDMAKSYYESSDLPAALGILEDALERHSRLVSDDFINMAAELYIASRQYHKALQVLVQFAGVVLLKDEPESDVAAPKEEEKAPEKTPEEEQKKEESSKPKMAEELAALENGKIKDVQVPESVPVDLRAKLMVCLIHLHVDTPLEGLVASLMEQSPEEIGDLYLDVAEAYLEHGEYMSALPLLSSLVISEKYNLAMVWLRHAECLKALGHMEVAAESYTKVVEMAPLHLEARLSLATLQQQLGRPDRALKALESMYDSETLAQDSSAAQKELKLLLHRSTLQKTQGQTQDYLDSTITMISMLLKVAMQRAKVCVRSVTVSGENHLRLVKVKYGLPEIDDQEAAYLDNTGKTNVLSKEDWWQLLVSCVLTLCEVRRYEEAELLVESAMEFYSFYDNKPRRKEMEFFGLSATILDHNHCKAYNYIRLMMMENVDIPQLWNIFNQLTITSHHQRHHRFCLRLLLKHPDNHALCVLCGHNAMVSGSFKHALGQYVQAFQTHPTNPLHSLCVGLTFFHMASQKFVTKRHALVLQGFSFLRRYVELRGECQESMYNLGRALHQVGLTHLAIHYYQKALTLPGKRLEGIPDDQVDLTKEIAFNLSLIYQASGNVEMARQVINTHCVI; from the exons ATGTCAGGATTCAGCGCTGAGCTCATCGACTACCTGGAGGGGAGGATAACCTTTGAGGAGTTTGACAAGCGGAGGGATGAACGGAAAGCAAAG TTGTCATCTGAAGTGGTGGATGATGACGCTCAGCCGTCTACTTCAGCACACACGCAGGGGAACGAAG ATGAAGGTGTCAGTCCAGGGGTCCAGATGGCCTTTGCGTCCATGCTGGGAGAAATACATGAACTGCTATCTtcaggagaagaagatgaagacgaggaggaggacagtTTGAGCTATGTTGATGACGAAGATGATGAGGATTAcaaggtggaggaagaggagcgggaaaaggtgggggtggaggaggcAGAGAAGAAGTGGAAACAACGGGcgaaaggagggagaggaagaggacgcAGGAAGAAGAAGGACCAGGATGGGGATGAGGACCTGACGGTGGGGGAAGTGTTTGCGCTGGAGATGGAGCTGGATCGGGAAAACAAGAAGATGATGAGG gagCGGCGTAATCGCAGCAAGCTACCTCGAGCGCTGAGAGGCCTGATGGGAGAGGCCAACATCCGCTATGCcaggggagagaaagaggacGCCATCTTGATGTGTATGGAGATCATCAGACAAG CCCCATTGGCCTATGAGCCATTCTCCACGTTGGCTATGATCTACGAGGACGATGAAGACATGGACAAAGCGCTGCAGTTCGGTCTGATCGCCGCCCACCTCAACCCCTCCGACTGCGAGGAGTGGATCCGACTGGCGGAGATGTCTCTGGATCAGGGCAACATCCGACAGGCCATCGTCTGTTACACCAAGG CCATTAAGTACGACCCCACCAACGTGCGCTACCTGTGGGAGCGCTCCAACCTCCACTTGCGTCTGGGGGAGCAGAAACACTGCATGGACGGTTACCGCAGGATCCTGTCGCTGCTGCCGCTGGAGGATGGGGAGCATTTTATGCAGCTCTCAAAAGACATGGCCAA GAGTTACTATGAGAGCAGCGACTTACCTGCAGCTCTGGGTATTCTAGAGGATGCTTTGGAGCGCCATTCCCGCCTGGTCAGTGATGACTTCATCAACATGGCGGCTGAGCTGTACATAGCCAGCCGCCAGTACCACAAAGCTCTGCAG GTTTTGGTCCAGTTTGCAGGTGTAGTTCTGCTCAAGGATGAACCCGAATCGGACGTCGCGGCgccaaaagaggaagagaaagcaCCGGAGAAAACGCCTGAGGAGgaacagaagaaagaagaaagctCAAAACCGAAAATGGCTGAGGAACTGGCGGCGCTGGAGAATG GTAAAATCAAGGACGTCCAGGTTCCAGAGAGCGTCCCGGTGGACCTGAGGGCCAAGCTGATGGTCTGCCTCATACACCTGCATGTGGACACACCCCTAGAG GGATTGGTGGCATCGCTGATGGAACAGAGTCCAGAGGAGATTGGAGACTTGTACCTGGATGTGGCCGAGGCTTACCTGGAGCACGGCGAGTACATGTCTGCCCTGCCTCTGCTGTCCAGCCTGGTCATATCCGAGAAGTACAACCTGGCCATGGTGTGGCTCCGTCACGCAG AGTGTCTGAAGGCACTGGGACACATGGAGGTGGCAGCAGAGAGCTACACCAAGGTGGTGGAGATGGCGCCGCTCCATCTGGAGGCCCGCCTGTCCCTGGCcaccctgcagcagcagctgggccGGCCGGACCGCGCCCTGAAGGCCCTGGAGTCCATGTATGACAGCGAAACCCTGGCGCAGGACTCGTCCGCCGCGCAGAAG gaattaaagctgctgctgcatcGCTCCACGCTGCAAAAGACTCAGGGACAAACACAGGACTACCTGGATTCCACCATCACCATGATCTCCATGCTGCTGAAG gtaGCCATGCAGCGAgctaaagtgtgtgtgcgctcCGTAACTGTGTCCGGCGAAAATCACCTGCGGTTGGTGAAGGTCAAATACGGACTGCCGGAAATCGACGATCAAGAAGCCGCCTATCTGGACaacaccg GAAAGACCAATGTCCTGTCCAAAGAGGACTGGTGGCAGCTGCTGGTTAGCTGCGTGCTAACGCTGTGCGAGGTGCGGCGCTacgaggaggcggagcttctggTGGAGTCCGCCATGGAGTTTTACTCCTTCTACGACAACAAGCCCCGCAGGAAGGAGATGGAGTTCTTCGGCCTGTCCGCCACCATCCTGGACCACAACCACTGCAAGGCCTACAACTACATCAG attgatgatgatggagaacGTGGATATACCTCAGCTTTGGAATATCTTCAACCAG ctgaCCATAACCTCCCACCACCAGCGCCACCATCGCTTCTGCCTGCGTCTGCTGCTGAAGCATCCCGACAACCACGCCCTGTGTGTCCTCTGTGGACACAACGCCATGGTGTCGGGGAGCTTCAAACACGCcctgg gCCAGTACGTTCAGGCCTTCCAGACCCACCCCACTAACCCGCTCCACAGCCTGTGTGTAGGCCTCACCTTCTTCCACATGGCGTCCCAGAAGTTTGTCACCAAACGTCACGCGCTGGTGCTGCAG gggTTCTCCTTCCTGCGGCGGTATGTGGAGCTGCGTGGGGAGTGTCAGGAGAGCATGTACAACCTGGGCCGGGCGCTGCACCAGGTGGGGCTGACGCACCTGGCCATACATTACTACCAGAAGGCGTTGACGCTGCCCGGAAAGCGTCTGGAG GGCATCCCGGACGATCAGGTGGATCTAACCAAGGAGATCGCCTTCAACCTGTCGCTCATCTACCAGGCCAGCGGGAACGTGGAGATGGCCCGACAGGTCATCAACACGCACTGCGTGATTTGA